Below is a genomic region from Raphanus sativus cultivar WK10039 chromosome 4, ASM80110v3, whole genome shotgun sequence.
AAATGCTGATACTTCCCTAACATACACATCAAAGTTGCAGATTTTGGATCTTGCGTCTTCttggtttaatatatatatatatatatttttgacaaaagtttaatatatcTATCATTTCTTATAACTCATATTGTGTATATTAATATACATAGTaagatattcatatattaagagcaatgtttattatatattgaagACGCGGCTCCAAAGCCTTGCTCAAAATCTAATATGGGAGCCTCATTTGCGGATCAAGTTAAAATGCCCTAATAGAGTTTACTCACGACTACATCACATCGCAagttattaaaatgttttattttcttaaatcaaGTATGTAGTATAGtactctctctctgtttttgtttttattcgtaggtagttttagttaaaaatctcaacatcaaaaaaaatattatttttgaaaaagtagcatttattatataatatcaacCAATAATGAAAATGTATGTATTATTGTATTGGTCACACAATATCTAATTAATGCAAAAGTTACTTTGGATTATATAAACATCTTACattgtgaaacaatttttttgggCTAAAACTacctatataaaaaaaagagggagtatattttaaCTTGATTCAATTGAAAAACCAGTTTTTTATTCTATCTACAGCGTAAATCTGTAGTATAGTATACCAGATTCGGGAATTCCATGGAATAATGAGAATGGTTCATTTAGATGTCATGAAATAATGTTTTAAGGTTATATCAGAACTGTTGGTTTCAATGATCCTGCGTCCAATTTCTTGTATTCATCAAAACTCAAAAGGGTAGCAAGATATCAAAATGGTAAGTTTTCTTCTCTCTGCTAGTGGGGATCTGCCTTTTCCAATAAATATACTCTCTCATACGGTATATGTTTGTCTCTACCTACGTTCTATGTATCTAAAGTACGTACATCTACTGATCTTATCTAcgtataaattttcataaacataGTTCGTGCACCGCCACATCTACAAGAGTCATCCTAGCTCGCTAGCTGCTCGCCAAAAACGACGAAAGTCATTACTCCTTACcatgaataaaattaatatggaaaACAAAAAGTTTTACAATAGGGATAAAAGAAAATGACATAACATATAGAATAATGAAATGACATAACGGAATAATAATAACGTGGAGCTAATttgaatttcaaatttgaattgtTGAGTGGATATGGTAAGGTGTTTCCCCCACCAATCCTAGAAAACATTATTGTTAATCACTTTCGGTTAATTCAATTCAAACAAATAAATGGAAAAttctaaaactaatttttttttgaaaaggaaaaCTAAATATTCCTATAACAAAGTACGTATTAGTTGTTAAAACTCCAAGTACATTAAATTCATTTGAACCTTTAAATCAAATTTCCACTTTATACTAGAAGAGTTACCAAAAAAAGCAACAAGAGGAGTACGTGGAACACACTAATGAGAAATGTTAACTAGAATGTTTTAGTTTGAATGGGATGTAACTTtctgaaagaaaaatatttaatgagaTAATTGTTCTTGGTTACTCAATGATTGATAAACAAATTCAATGAATCTTACTAATCTCAGAGACggaataacattttattttagttacatatatatatatatatatattgttttaagttCTGTATTTGACTATTGATTCgaaataaatacttaaatatagttCTAATAGTTATTTATAGAAGTAAGGACATAGCAGAAGTGGAGGTCGAGAGAGAATTTATAAAGTCCAAGTCCAATTAGCGAACTAGGTGACGACGTATAAATGAAATCTTTGACATGATATTAGTACTGAAATTTCGTTTATGTCGAAAGTGTAGAGGTGTATTGCTATGTTTTTGGCGAGTGAAAGCAACGATAATAATTTCAATATAAGAGAGCCTTAAGTGCGGGTAAGTTTCATTAATGATGACATTCGTATCCAATGTTTTCCACAGTAGTTCTTCTATAGGCGTTAGGCCATCGAATGCGAGGAGACGCCATAACACGACATCACGCGAGAGGGCCACTAGTAGAAGAAAATCTCGCTTGTTATCCATGTGTCACGAAATGTATAgccatcaaaaatatttatccCAAAAATAGTTTTGTATTATAATTATGTAGTATATATTcctattaataaaaactttatttatctGAAAAACCATCATGGACagctctattttttttaaagtgttccgtaaaaaaatatttaaataaacaatcaacaaaaaaattacaattctACAAGAAAGTCaaattcaagaaaataattttatttcatttggatagcatatttatccaaaatgatttaatattatatttattttgtatattatcctttataaaaaattatatttgattaaaCCATCATGGACAGCCCTTAAGTTTTAAAGAGTTCtgtaaataaaatgtttaaataaacaatcaaccaaaaaacattatattcttaaagacccgtaaattcaataaaatcaattttatttgaTCTGGATAACATGTGTTAGTTGaatcatagtttttttttttaaatagtgtAAACACacatatttaagaaaataaagaacAATACTAGTAGtattagataaaaaaaagtaatgctactagaaaaagaaaaccataATTGACTATAGCATCAAAAAGTCTTCAAAGACAAGTaatccttctggaaatttaaaaaaaaaaaacaaaaaaaacgagTAATCATTCCCTTAACATATGTGATTATTCATCTCCCCTCCCcttaaaaaaacgttttaatgAAGGAAAATAATACGCttaatttataaagaataattttaaatgtaacCGCTAAATAACGCCCCCTCTCTCTCCCCCACTTATTTTTGGCGGCACCAGACGCGggagactctctctctcttcccccactctcctctttctctctcttgtttttttttctcgcttaaattttctttaaaaacatttCCGAAATCGAATACGATGATTTAGCTTAGCTTCCTCTCCCCCATCTGCTATATTCACTGCGATAACAAAGTCAATCAAAACCCATCTCTCAAAGTTTccatctttatatatatatatattattattatttatgcgTACGGACACACAGTTTCTATCTCCTCCGCCGCCGTCTTAATCGCCGCCGTGAAATGGGTGAGCCAAGAGACAGTCTCGCTCTCTCTAATCTCCTTCTCTGCCACGAATCCGAGTCTTGTCTGAACGAACAACAAGACGACGATGAGACCAAGATTGAGAGATCTGATGAGCAGCAGCAGAAACCTCACTGTCTCCCTCTCTCTGCAACGATCGGTGACGACGACGAAGATTACGTGGCGGAGCTAGTTCGCAAAGAGAATCTTCGATTCGATGACAACAGCAAACCCACGAAAACGACGTCGTCGTCTCTTGACAGATTGATTGCAATCGATTGGATTCTCACTGTCCGTAACACAATCAAACACACACTCTCATAAAGACATAACCTTTCTCTACGTTTCCGATAAATTACTAACACTCGAtttgattctctttttttattcAGACAAGAACTAGATTCGGGTTCCAGCATCAGACAGCATACATTGCAATCTCGTACTTGGATCTGTTTCTTCACAAGAGATTCATCGGTGTAAGTTTGATTCATTCCGATTAGATTCGATCCTTATGTCTTAATCCGACAGAAGCtaaaaactttgtttttttctcttagtTGCAGAAAGACGAATCGTGGGCGATTAGATTGTTATCAGTAGCGTCTTTATCACTCGCTGCGAAGATGGAGGAACGTATCGTTCCTGGATTGTCACAGTACCCACAAGATCAAGACTTCGTTTTCAAACCCGATGTGATTCGCAAAACCGAGCTTTTGATCTTATCGACATTGGATTGGAAGATGAGTCTGATCACTCCTTTTCATTACTTGAACTACTTTACTGCTAAAATCTCTCCAACAGACCGTAACCGATCTGTttccaaagaccttgtcttgttaAGATCCTCTGAATCTCTTCTCGCTCTTACCAaaggtaattaaaaaaatttgagatcttttttttttaatcttttagattattcacattattattaaatttctttcttttttttgtggtgATATTGTTAGAGATAAGTGTTACGGATTATCGACAGTTCGTTGTTGCTGCTGCTACTACATTGTTGgcttcttctacttcttcatCGGATATTAGATTGAcgagagaagaaatgtctaaCAAGTTCGGATCAGTCTCTTGGTGGACTTCTAACGAGAATGTATCATCATAATAAACTCTCTTCCTATCTCTTATGGATTATTAGTGTATGATCTTAAAGATGCTAATGTGTTAGGTTTGGTTGCATTACAGGACAATGTATATTCATGTTATCAGAGAATGCTAGAGATTGAAGAGAGGAAACATATGACACCCCCGCCGGCGCTAGCGGTTCCTGGACCGGTGGTTGGTTCAGGAAGTGGCGCTAAACGTCGTCTGTCTTTTGATGATTCTGATCAACCTTCTTCTCCTGCCAAGAGAATGCGTAGGCTCTGAAGAGAGTTTTCCTATTCTTCTTGGgagtttttggtttataaattatattgaattGGTAATTTTTGCAACATATTGcttcgtttttttttataattcaatCATTtgattatagagaaaaaaaatggtCTGAATACAATGGTTATTTCAGCTTTTTTGAAGTAACTCATATATAGAGGTTTATATATGAAGAAGGTCTTTGATGGTTCAATTTTGGGTGAAATTGTGAATATCAAAACATTAGGGGGTGATATGAGAGAATAAAGGAAATATGTGAGTTGAGTGTAAAtaatgaaagaaacaaaaagggtGACTAGTTTTAGGCCAATAGTTGAAGTGCCTGTGATTTGGTTTCATCAGTCTTTTCCTCTTATTTTTCATGTGatagcagatgataaatgaAGAAATTCCTTTTAAggttaaaaaaagaatttaatttgataaattatttcaCAGAATATACAAACACTACACAAGTAATctgtttatttaataaatctatttttatttgcCTTTCATGAAAATACTACTAATTAAATACAAACAAAGAAaatccaataatttttttttatcaaatgaaAACAGCCTatcacaatatttttttaaatctatttattGCTATTTTCCAAATACTCATTTTTAGCATTTTAGAGACCAACTACTTGTAGTGGAGGCACTTGGATCAATAATGGTTGGGATCAATATACACGgaatatataaaatcttttataCTGAAAATTGCATGTgatgttttcaagtttttgtACTCTTTTAGTCTCTACTCTACGCGCAAGTCAAAAGGATATATAGTACATATAAGATCGTGTAAAaggaaattaaattttcttaaattgATTGcagtctgaaaaaaaaaaaaaaagaccaaagACAAAAGAATCCAACGACTTTGTCGAAGTGAGAAACAACTGTCTCATACAAGTAGAGATCCAAAGCATGGTTCTCGACTAATTAAAGCTTTGATTCCAACATGattataaactaattaaaaacatttcagtacttgtttataaattaaaaaaaaaaaatcaaagttagGAAGCAGAAAGTACTGACAGTATGTAGAAAATATGTGTGTTTGGTTTAAGGCCATGCTCTAAGAGATATGCAACAAGAAATCAAGAAGCTTAAAGAGTCGAGCTTCTTTTCACCAAGAACTAGTAAATGcttctgagtttttttttgttgctctCCTTCATTGAATGAATATATGTAGGTCCCTATTGCTAtttcttcttcaccttcttaTTATCATTGGGCTAACCATTTTTTCTGTTAGGACGTGTGAGATTCACGGGTACCATACCACAATTGAGTTACAACTCTCACGTTGGTTGGAGTTGGATGAACTACAGGACTAGTAGGATTCTAAGATCACAAACTAGTTGATAGTTTAGTAAAAATTTGATCTCCAGTCTAATTTAGTCGTTTATTTAAtgaacattttta
It encodes:
- the LOC108849813 gene encoding cyclin-D5-1 isoform X2, with translation MGEPRDSLALSNLLLCHESESCLNEQQDDDETKIERSDEQQQKPHCLPLSATIGDDDEDYVAELVRKENLRFDDNSKPTKTTSSSLDRLIAIDWILTTRTRFGFQHQTAYIAISYLDLFLHKRFIGKDESWAIRLLSVASLSLAAKMEERIVPGLSQYPQDQDFVFKPDVIRKTELLILSTLDWKMSLITPFHYLNYFTAKISPTDRNRSVSKDLVLLRSSESLLALTKEISVTDYRQFVVAAATTLLASSTSSSDIRLTREEMSNKFGSVSWWTSNENDNVYSCYQRMLEIEERKHMTPPPALAVPGPVVGSGSGAKRRLSFDDSDQPSSPAKRMRRL
- the LOC108849813 gene encoding cyclin-D5-1 isoform X1, coding for MGEPRDSLALSNLLLCHESESCLNEQQDDDETKIERSDEQQQKPHCLPLSATIGDDDEDYVAELVRKENLRFDDNSKPTKTTSSSLDRLIAIDWILTTRTRFGFQHQTAYIAISYLDLFLHKRFIGLQKDESWAIRLLSVASLSLAAKMEERIVPGLSQYPQDQDFVFKPDVIRKTELLILSTLDWKMSLITPFHYLNYFTAKISPTDRNRSVSKDLVLLRSSESLLALTKEISVTDYRQFVVAAATTLLASSTSSSDIRLTREEMSNKFGSVSWWTSNENDNVYSCYQRMLEIEERKHMTPPPALAVPGPVVGSGSGAKRRLSFDDSDQPSSPAKRMRRL